From Corticium candelabrum chromosome 13, ooCorCand1.1, whole genome shotgun sequence, a single genomic window includes:
- the LOC134189228 gene encoding uncharacterized protein LOC134189228 has translation MGVALESECPEAYFRRNVFYTFIDHTVTQLEERFPNSSEGMFLGFSLLPNFVLDLTTDDKEAITRFFSPDLPKPETFDTEILIWKSECSEVPRAERLNATLLDTLQLADKDFYPNVHAILKLLLTLPWYHLFQTYLLAAGIDALSGIRKKALLEHCLGTEGQRILATLPTAVSEQQLVEAGGQQPQEDAEELLYRNVVNALDAHFGSHVTVVTERHRFRPRSQAQSETIRQFIAALRQLATRCKFGKLHDQMVRDQLIERTAVPAIRECLLLEKDVLRCVQAVEIAGQVEVAKHEALQLGETASDQTPTASAQMQATDIQRVHRKPKSAPRSTRAGTKAPKQTTKQTEFFGNCGLSGHKVGNQSCPPIDLLAVHLAVHRQRQVKPECVPWSTRSLLVRVQDLSCALTVANHSLKILIDLGAKVSVLNQPTWQRCFSAYSRSATTQLIGYDGKSIKALGKVSLPVQYDHQPSTTLKFFVTSKDSNLMGVDLFDHLGFNIAPPPLSPVFALSLQQAVHRWPSLFTKKLASITGYAHEPQRMVSQGIIEPTDSSPWLSNLVVVRKKSGGLRLCVDLRAVNKAIIPDKYPLPTVVEIASQFQGSTTFSKLDLSQGYLQIPLTKSSKKLTVFITHEGICQFTRMPFRLSSAPSAFQKIMSSLLSGLAGVAVYMDDIVLSARFFFQEIDGCDKPVAYASRALNETEQKCSFILRTDHQALTTLLSASGTGRRPFRLHRWADRLFQYNFDTVYRPGNQNQVADCLSRTTNLSPSSSPSEKPVQLLTTPFDRVITLEELQKASASDPLLLQVCDYIVNGWPGKLHDPLFESFSRIRDELTVWNDSCVARGDRAVIP, from the exons atgggcgtggcattaGAAAGTGAGTGCCCTGAAGCTTACTTTAGAAGAAATGTGTTCTACACTTTTATAGACCACACGGTAACGCAACTTGAAGAACGCTTTCCAAATTCTTCAGAGGGGATGTTTCTTGGGTTTAGTCTTCTTCCTAATTTTGTGCTTGACTTAACAACTGACGACAAAGAAGCTATCACAAGATTTTTCAGTCCAGACTTGCCGAAACCAGAAACTTTCGATACTGAGATACTCATTTGGAAGAGCGAATGCTCAGAAGTTCCAAGAGCGGAACGGCTAAATGCCACATTACTTGACACGCTGCAATTAGCGGATAAAGACTTTTACCCGAACGTGCATGCGATACTCAAGCTATTGTTGACTCTACCA TGGTACCATTTGTTCCAAACTTATCTGCTTGCGGCTGGAATTGATGCGCTTTCAGGAATACGGAAGAAAGCACTTCTGGAACACTGCCTCGGCACGGAAGGCCAACGTATTCTCGCTACGCTTCCCACTGCTGTATCGGAGCAGCAACTCGTTGAGGCAGGTGGACAGCAGCCTCAAGAAGACGCCGAAGAACTGCTTTACCGCAATGTTGTCAACGCTCTTGACGCACATTTTGGTTCTCACGTTACTGTTGTTACAGAACGTCATCGCTTTCGGCCGCGTAGCCAAGCTCAAAGCGAGACCATCAGGCAGTTCATCGCCGCACTTCGACAGCTCGCAACGCGATGTAAATTCGGAAAGCTCCATGATCAAATGGTTCGGGATCAGCTCATCGAGAGGACAGCCGTTCCCGCTATTCGCGAGTGTCTCCTTCTGGAGAAGGACGTCCTAAGATGTGTGCAAGCAGTAGAGATAGCTGGTCAGGTGGAAGTCGCTAAGCACGAGGCGCTTCAGTTAGGTGAGACGGCATCCGATCAGACGCCTACTGCCTCCGCTCAAATGCAAGCAACCGATATCCAACGAGTTCACCGGAAGCCCAAATCCGCTCCAAGATCCACGCGTGCAGGCACTAAGGCGCCAAAACAAACAACGAAACAGACGGAGTTTTTTGGTAACTGTGGTCTGTCGGGTCATAAAGTAGGCAATCAGTCATGCCCACCGATAG ATCTTCTAGCAGTTCATCTAGCAGTCCATCGTCAACGACAAGTCAAGCCAGAGTGCGTTCCGTGGTCAACGAGATCACTACTTGTTCGCGTACAGGATTTAAGTTGTGCACTCACTGTGGCGAACCACTCCCTAAAGATTTTGATTGACTTAGGCGCCAAAGTCTCAGTCTTGAATCAGCCTACATGGCAACGTTGTTTCTCGGCGTATTCTCGATCTGCTACAACCCAACTGATTGGCTATGATGGGAAGTCTATCAAGGCATTAGGAAAAGTATCCCTACCAGTGCAGTATGACCATCAACCGTCAACTACCTTAAAATTCTTCGTTACATCCAAAGATTCAAATCTTATGGGCGTGGATCTCTTCGATCATCTGGGTTTCAATATCGCTCCACCGCCTCTGTCACCTGTTTTCGCGCTTAGCTTACAGCAAGCCGTTCACCGGTGGCCTTCTCTCTTCACTAAAAAACTGGCATCTATCACAGGATATGCTCATGAACCACAG CGGATGGTATCTCAAGGCATCATCGAACCTACTGACTCGTCTCCTTGGTTATCAAATTTAGTGGTCGTTCGGAAGAAATCTGGTGGTCTTCGTCTCTGTGTTGATCTACGTGCAGTCAACAAGGCCATCATTCCGGATAAGTATCCACTTCCTACAGTGGTTGAGATAGCAAGCCAATTTCAAGGTAGTACCACATTCAGTAAGCTTGATCTCTCACAAGGATATCTTCAGATCCCACTCACCAAGTCCAGTAAGAAGTTGACAGTATTCATCACTCATGAAGGGATCTGTCAGTTCACAAGGATGCCATTCAGACTGTCCTCTGCTCCCAGTGCTTTTCAGAAAATCATGTCTTCTCTCCTGTCTGGCTTAGCTGGAGTGGCAGTCTACATGGACGACATTGTG CTCTCGGCGCGGTTCTTTTTTCAGGAAATCGATGGATGCGATAAACCTGTTGCCTATGCCTCTCGTGCACTGAACGAGACAGAACAAAAGTGCTCT TTCATTCTTCGCACCGACCATCAAGCCCTCACCACCTTGTTGTCTGCTTCAGGCACAGGTCGTCGTCCGTTTCGACTTCATCGTTGGGCTGATCGTCTTTTTCAGTACAATTTTGATACAGTTTATCGTCCAGGAAATCAGAATCAGGTAGCCGACTGTCTGTCTCGCACTACCAATCTTTCACCGAGCTCATCACCTTCGGAGAAGCCAGTCCAGTTGTTGACTACTCCGTTCGATCGTGTTATTACTCTGGAGGAGCTCCAAAAAGCCTCCGCGAGTGATCCGCTTTTGCTTCAGGTTTGCGACTATATTGTCAACGGATGGCCAGGCAAACTCCACGATCCTCTCTTTGAATCCTTCTCTCGGATTCGCGATGAACTCACTGTCTGGAATGACAGTTGTGTAGCAAGAGGGGACAGAGCCGTTATACCCTAA
- the LOC134189229 gene encoding uncharacterized protein K02A2.6-like: MTEATMAEIQVDIVGEVAGAPTSHKCLIVVHELHSKWPEVRPSSHVTSADVISFLCNLFTRWGLSEVVITGNSPQFKSGEFRNFFTNKAITHSTTAFYHPQSNGGVERFNQILKQRVRTHREQGFSFQQTLQGRSCTIVHHDTL; the protein is encoded by the coding sequence ATGACCGAAGCAACCATGGCAGAAATTCAAGTTGACATAGTAGGTGAGGTTGCAGGAGCCCCTACTAGTCACAAGTGTTTAATCGTGGTCCACGAGCTTCATTCGAAGTGGCCTGAAGTTCGACCAAGCTCCCATGTCACCAGTGCTGACGTGATCTCGTTTCTCTGTAACTTATTTACTAGATGGGGTTTGTCAGAGGTTGTTATCACCGGCAATAGCCCCCAGTTCAAGTCAGGAGAATTTCGTAATTTCTTTACCAATAAGGCCATCACACATTCTACCACCGCTTTCTACCACCCCCAATCAAATGGTGGCGTGGAACGTTTCAATCAAATTCTCAAGCAAAGAGTACGTACTCACAGAGAACAAGGCTTTTCGTTTCAACAAACTCTGCAGGGACGTTCCTGCACTATCGTTCATCACGACACACTATGA
- the LOC134189093 gene encoding transmembrane protein 41B-like has translation MMSGQQFRPVVATKRQPLRPNKSFSSSSSLVWSSSSTVGSEHEHVQHNRWRSIGIFVVLFSGGLLLMTFVFSQFPDIEKHHWDHIKLPRSLDDAKDLGRVLSHYGQSHYFSVLLLVVCTYIFLQSFAIPGSIFLSILSGFLFSFPVALFLVCFCSAAGATFCYCLSALIGVGLVKKHFPDKVASWRQQVAKHRDNMLSYIVFLRITPFLPNWFINIASPLLNIPINIFFFGTFIGVAPPSILFIQAGKTLYKLTTTGDITSWKSMLFLAISAAISLLPVLFKKAMRKKLE, from the exons ATGATGTCAGGCCAGCAGTTCAGACCTGTTGTAGCTACAAAACGGCAACCTTTACGTCCCAATAAATCCTTCTCCTCGTCGTCGTCGTTGGTGTGGTCGTCTTCAAGCACCGTAG GCAGCGAACACGAACATGTTCAGCATAACAGATGGAGATCTATTGGCATATTTGTCGTTCTCTTTTCTGGTGGCCTTCTTCTAATGACGTTTGTTTTCTCTCAGTTCCCGGATATAGAGAA GCACCACTGGGATCATATAAAACTGCCACGAAGTTTGGATGACGCTAAAGACTTGGGGAGAGTTTTATCTCATTATGGGCAGTCACATTATTTTAGTGTTTTACTGCTCgttgtatgtacgtatatatT CCTACAGTCATTTGCAATACCTGGATCTATATTTCTCAGCATTTTGTCTGGGTTCCTTTTCAGTTTTCCAGTCGCTCTCTTTCTCGTGTGCTTT TGTTCAGCTGCGGGTGCTACTTTTTGCTACTGTCTTTCAGCATTGATTGGAGTTGGCTTAGTGAAGAAACACTTTCCTGACAAGGTTGCTAGCTGGAGACAACAG GTTGCAAAGCATAGAGACAACATGCTCAGCTACATTGTGTTTCTCAGAATTACTCCTTTCCTTCCCAATTGGTTTATCAACATAGCATCACCTCTACTTAACATTCCCATCAACATTTTCTTTTTTGGAACATTTATAG GTGTGGCACCTCCTTCTATCCTATTTATCCAAGCTGGAAAAACCTTGTACAAACTGACGACTACTGGTGACATTACATCCTGGAAGTCTATGCTATTTCTTGCTATATCAGCTGCTATATCTTTACTTCCTGTGTTATTTAAGAAAGCAATGAGAAAGAAGCTTGAGTAG